The Salinispora tropica CNB-440 genome has a window encoding:
- a CDS encoding acyl-CoA carboxylase subunit beta: MTTETGTNIHSTAGKLADLERRIDEAVHAGSARAVDKQHARGKKTARERIELLLDPGSFVELDELARHRSTNFGLAKTRPYGDGVITGYGTIDGRQVCVFAQDFTVFGGSLGEVFGEKIVKVMDLAMKIGCPVIGINDSGGARIQEGVASLGLYGEIFFRNVRASGVIPQISLILGPCAGGAVYSPAVTDFTVMVDQTSHMFITGPDVIKTVTGEDVAMEELGGARTHNSRSGNAHYLATDEEDAIEYVRSLLSYLPSNNLDEPVTYPIDVDLDISDEDRELDTLIPDSANQPYDMHRVIEHVLDEGEFLEVQPLYAQNLIVGYGRVEGRPVGVVANQPMHFAGTLDIAASEKAARFVRTCDAFNIPVLTFVDVPGFLPGTSQEWEGIIRRGAKLIYAYAEATVGKVTVITRKAYGGAYDVMGSKHLGADLNFAWPTAQIAVMGAQGAVNILHRQELASAADPAARRAELITEYEDTLANPYIAAERGYVDSVIPPHETRAQIVRALRVLRTKRETLPPKKHGNIPL; this comes from the coding sequence GCGGATCTGGAGCGTCGGATCGACGAGGCGGTGCACGCCGGATCGGCGCGCGCCGTGGACAAACAACATGCACGGGGCAAGAAGACCGCACGGGAGCGGATCGAGCTGCTCCTCGACCCGGGCTCCTTCGTCGAGCTGGACGAGTTGGCCCGACACCGGTCCACCAACTTCGGACTGGCGAAGACCCGCCCCTACGGCGACGGCGTGATCACCGGTTACGGGACCATCGACGGTCGCCAGGTCTGCGTCTTCGCGCAGGACTTCACGGTCTTCGGCGGCTCCCTCGGCGAGGTCTTCGGCGAGAAGATCGTCAAGGTGATGGACCTGGCCATGAAGATCGGGTGCCCGGTCATCGGGATCAACGACTCCGGCGGTGCCCGAATCCAGGAGGGCGTCGCCTCGCTCGGCCTCTACGGCGAGATCTTCTTCCGCAACGTACGGGCCAGTGGCGTCATCCCCCAGATCTCGCTGATTCTGGGCCCGTGCGCGGGTGGCGCCGTCTACTCGCCGGCGGTCACCGACTTCACCGTGATGGTGGACCAGACCTCACACATGTTCATCACCGGCCCGGACGTGATCAAGACCGTCACCGGTGAGGACGTCGCCATGGAGGAGTTGGGCGGCGCCCGTACGCACAACTCGCGCAGCGGCAACGCGCACTACCTCGCCACCGACGAGGAGGACGCCATCGAGTACGTCCGGTCGCTGCTGTCGTACCTGCCGTCGAACAACCTGGACGAGCCGGTCACGTACCCGATCGACGTGGACCTCGACATCAGCGACGAGGACCGGGAGCTGGACACCCTCATCCCGGACTCGGCGAACCAGCCGTACGACATGCACCGGGTCATCGAACACGTCCTCGACGAGGGCGAGTTCCTCGAGGTACAGCCGCTGTACGCGCAGAACCTGATCGTCGGCTACGGCCGGGTCGAGGGCCGTCCGGTCGGTGTGGTCGCGAACCAGCCCATGCACTTCGCCGGCACTCTGGACATCGCAGCGTCGGAGAAGGCCGCGCGCTTCGTCCGCACCTGCGACGCGTTCAACATCCCGGTGCTCACCTTCGTGGACGTGCCCGGCTTCCTCCCCGGCACCAGCCAGGAGTGGGAGGGCATCATCCGTCGGGGCGCGAAGCTTATCTACGCGTACGCCGAGGCCACCGTCGGAAAGGTCACCGTCATCACCCGCAAGGCATACGGCGGGGCGTACGACGTCATGGGCTCCAAGCACCTCGGCGCGGACCTGAACTTCGCCTGGCCGACCGCCCAGATCGCGGTGATGGGGGCCCAGGGTGCGGTCAACATCCTGCACCGGCAGGAGCTGGCCAGCGCTGCCGACCCGGCGGCGCGGCGCGCCGAGCTGATCACTGAATACGAGGACACCCTCGCCAACCCGTACATCGCCGCCGAGCGCGGGTATGTCGATTCGGTCATCCCGCCGCACGAGACCCGGGCACAGATCGTCCGCGCGCTGCGGGTGCTGCGCACCAAGCGCGAGACCCTTCCCCCGAAGAAACACGGCAACATCCCGCTGTAG
- a CDS encoding sigma-70 family RNA polymerase sigma factor, translated as MPDVEGFDEFYRGSRQRLLGFVCVLTGDLSEAQDAVQEAYIRAWQRWSTVSGYDDPEAWVRVVASRIAVSRWRSLRSRARAYLRHGAAESVPAPSTDTVAVVAALRRLPEEQRIAIALYYLVGMPVVEVARETNAPVGTVKARLARGRAALAGLLAVADLEEAVDA; from the coding sequence GTGCCGGATGTCGAGGGGTTCGACGAGTTCTACCGGGGGAGCCGGCAGCGGCTGCTCGGCTTTGTGTGTGTGCTCACCGGTGATCTCAGCGAGGCCCAGGATGCGGTGCAGGAGGCGTACATCCGGGCCTGGCAGCGCTGGTCAACGGTGAGCGGGTACGACGACCCGGAGGCGTGGGTGCGGGTGGTGGCGAGCCGGATCGCGGTCAGCCGGTGGCGTAGCCTGCGTAGCCGGGCGCGGGCGTACCTGCGGCACGGTGCCGCCGAAAGCGTCCCCGCGCCAAGCACCGACACGGTGGCGGTGGTCGCCGCGCTGCGCCGGCTGCCGGAGGAGCAGCGCATCGCGATCGCGCTCTACTACCTGGTGGGGATGCCCGTCGTCGAGGTCGCCCGGGAGACCAACGCCCCGGTCGGCACCGTCAAGGCCCGGCTGGCTCGCGGCCGGGCCGCTCTCGCCGGGCTACTTGCCGTCGCCGACCTGGAGGAGGCCGTCGATGCATGA